A stretch of Imperialibacter roseus DNA encodes these proteins:
- a CDS encoding sodium:solute symporter family protein gives MLGVFVVIYLVLTVAIGIAASRYIKTSTDFMLAGRKLPMFLSASALFALWFGSETIFGASSEFVKHGVLGVIEDPFGGVLCLVLFALIFAKPLYRLNLLTLGDLYRNHYGKSVELIASFCMLLTFFGYIAAQLVALGILIQIISGLPTIYGILISASVVTIYTLMGGMWAITITDFLQSIIIVVGLVIVAVTIVNKAGGMAPVLDGAPEGFFSFVPTDGDPMTWIHYLAAWLTLGLGSLASQDIFQRANSAESEKTAVRSTLLGAGMYGLIAILPLFIGLAGKVLYPELIDGDTQQVLPSMVMAHTNLWVQVMFFGALLSAIFSTCSGAVLAPASILSENIIRPLVDQNMSDKRFLVILRVSVVGMAALAAWLAAFRTNIYELVSESSILGLVTLFVPMVTALFWKKSSQGGAILSMVVGLISWFLSEHVFHFEFPAMFIGFGASAAAMVVGTGLFPRKPPISANR, from the coding sequence ATGCTTGGAGTTTTTGTAGTGATTTATCTGGTATTGACTGTGGCTATTGGTATAGCCGCTTCCAGGTACATCAAAACATCCACGGACTTCATGCTGGCAGGCCGCAAGCTGCCCATGTTTCTCTCTGCCTCAGCGCTGTTTGCTCTCTGGTTTGGCTCTGAGACTATTTTTGGAGCATCCTCCGAATTTGTGAAGCATGGCGTGCTGGGTGTGATCGAAGACCCGTTCGGAGGCGTGCTTTGCCTCGTTTTATTTGCGCTCATCTTTGCCAAGCCGTTGTACAGGTTAAACTTGCTGACGCTCGGCGACTTGTACCGCAACCACTATGGAAAAAGCGTGGAGTTGATCGCCAGCTTTTGCATGCTGCTGACCTTTTTTGGTTATATAGCTGCTCAGCTGGTGGCACTGGGCATACTCATCCAGATCATCTCCGGCCTGCCCACCATTTACGGCATCCTGATCAGTGCTAGTGTGGTGACGATTTATACACTGATGGGAGGGATGTGGGCCATAACTATTACTGATTTCTTGCAAAGTATCATCATTGTCGTCGGTTTGGTGATTGTGGCGGTTACTATTGTCAATAAAGCTGGCGGAATGGCACCAGTATTGGACGGTGCGCCGGAGGGATTCTTTTCGTTTGTACCTACCGACGGAGACCCGATGACCTGGATTCATTACCTGGCGGCCTGGCTCACGCTGGGCCTCGGTTCGCTCGCTTCTCAGGATATTTTTCAACGGGCCAACTCTGCCGAAAGTGAGAAAACGGCCGTTCGGTCTACATTGCTGGGAGCTGGCATGTACGGCCTGATTGCTATTCTCCCGCTGTTCATTGGCCTGGCAGGTAAGGTGCTTTATCCGGAATTGATCGATGGAGACACCCAACAGGTGCTGCCCTCCATGGTAATGGCACACACCAACTTATGGGTACAAGTGATGTTTTTCGGGGCGTTGCTGTCGGCGATCTTCAGCACATGTAGTGGAGCCGTGCTGGCACCTGCCAGTATTTTGTCGGAGAATATCATTCGTCCGTTGGTGGATCAAAACATGTCCGACAAGCGCTTTTTAGTTATTTTGAGGGTTTCTGTGGTTGGTATGGCTGCCTTGGCTGCCTGGTTGGCTGCTTTCAGAACCAATATTTACGAGCTGGTATCGGAATCTTCGATTTTGGGCTTGGTCACGCTATTTGTGCCAATGGTAACAGCACTGTTTTGGAAAAAGTCGTCCCAGGGCGGGGCGATATTGTCGATGGTGGTTGGGCTAATCAGCTGGTTTCTGAGCGAACATGTTTTTCACTTCGAGTTTCCGGCTATGTTTATTGGGTTTGGTGCCAGTGCGGCGGCAATGGTCGTGGGAACCGGTCTTTTTCCCAGGAAACCTCCTATCTCAGCCAATCGGTAA
- a CDS encoding type II toxin-antitoxin system VapC family toxin: MGIEYLWVTNVVIYYLQQQFSPSAEKFIDAILANSQPSISSITEIELLCWNAPTEKDLEVVKNFIEDAWVFELESAVKMKTAEIRKAHKVKLPDAIIAATAVEFDLTLLTRNINDFKNIQALKLANPYEIQ; the protein is encoded by the coding sequence ATGGGAATAGAATACCTTTGGGTTACCAATGTGGTCATCTACTATCTACAGCAACAGTTTTCTCCATCTGCAGAAAAATTCATAGACGCTATTTTAGCCAATTCTCAACCATCAATTTCAAGTATTACTGAGATTGAACTCTTGTGCTGGAATGCGCCAACAGAAAAAGACCTGGAAGTAGTAAAAAACTTCATTGAGGATGCATGGGTATTTGAGCTTGAAAGCGCTGTTAAAATGAAAACTGCTGAAATCCGCAAAGCTCATAAGGTAAAACTACCCGATGCGATCATTGCCGCCACTGCCGTCGAATTTGACTTGACTCTTTTGACGAGAAATATCAATGACTTCAAAAATATACAAGCTTTGAAATTGGCAAACCCTTACGAAATTCAGTAG
- a CDS encoding competence/damage-inducible protein A — MHITAEILTIGDEILYGQINDTNSTWIGQQLSERGIKVIRKTTVGDVENEMMAAFAEAEKRADIIIITGGLGPTKDDLTKPLLARYFGMELALHEEALAEITALFEKRGFQMTDTNRQQAWLPKGSTKLTNRMGTAPGMWFEKGDKTFVSLPGVPYEMKVLISEQVIPRLREKYTLPVIYHKMIRTIGIGESWLSDKIEWWETSLPPHIRLAYLPSPGEVKLRLTGAGPNLETLAKEVQAEIDRVLPDIQKFVYGYDQETIESAIGKLLLERKLTVSTAESCTGGYLAHEITSVPGSSAYYVGSIISYDNRIKTDELGVKQETLDTVGAVSEETVRQMAEGVRKRLKTDIGLATSGVAGPDGGTPEKPVGTVWIACAFEGQTFTRKLQLTTDRQINIHASALHTLNLLRTSLMEMEEVAK, encoded by the coding sequence ATGCATATCACCGCAGAAATACTCACTATTGGAGATGAAATCCTTTACGGACAAATCAATGATACCAACTCCACCTGGATAGGTCAGCAACTATCAGAACGGGGCATAAAGGTAATCCGCAAAACCACGGTAGGTGACGTAGAAAACGAAATGATGGCCGCCTTTGCTGAGGCAGAAAAAAGGGCAGATATCATCATCATCACAGGCGGCCTGGGTCCGACCAAGGACGACTTGACTAAACCTTTATTGGCCAGGTACTTTGGTATGGAACTGGCATTACATGAAGAAGCCCTCGCAGAGATCACCGCCCTTTTTGAGAAGCGTGGCTTTCAAATGACTGACACCAACCGCCAGCAGGCGTGGTTGCCCAAAGGGAGCACCAAACTCACCAACCGCATGGGCACCGCTCCGGGCATGTGGTTCGAAAAAGGCGACAAAACCTTTGTGTCGCTCCCAGGTGTGCCTTACGAAATGAAAGTGTTGATCAGCGAACAGGTCATCCCCAGGCTAAGAGAAAAATATACCCTGCCGGTTATCTACCACAAAATGATCCGTACTATCGGTATTGGTGAGTCATGGTTGTCGGACAAAATTGAATGGTGGGAAACATCGCTGCCTCCGCACATCAGGCTGGCCTATCTTCCCAGCCCCGGAGAGGTGAAGCTACGGCTGACGGGTGCCGGCCCCAACCTGGAGACGCTGGCGAAAGAAGTGCAAGCTGAAATAGACCGGGTGCTGCCCGATATTCAAAAGTTTGTATACGGCTACGATCAGGAAACCATTGAATCAGCCATCGGCAAGCTGCTGCTGGAGCGCAAGCTGACAGTGTCTACCGCCGAAAGCTGCACGGGCGGCTACCTCGCTCACGAAATCACGAGCGTACCAGGCAGTTCCGCCTATTATGTAGGCAGCATTATCTCCTACGACAATCGTATCAAAACCGATGAGCTGGGCGTAAAGCAGGAAACCCTCGACACGGTGGGCGCTGTGAGCGAAGAAACTGTGCGACAAATGGCGGAGGGCGTGAGAAAAAGGCTGAAAACGGATATTGGGCTGGCTACATCGGGTGTTGCGGGCCCAGACGGTGGTACGCCTGAAAAACCTGTCGGTACCGTGTGGATTGCCTGCGCTTTTGAGGGGCAAACTTTTACACGAAAGCTACAACTGACCACCGACAGGCAAATCAATATCCACGCCAGTGCGTTGCACACACTGAATCTTTTAAGGACATCGCTGATGGAAATGGAGGAGGTTGCTAAATAA
- a CDS encoding M14 family metallopeptidase produces MLKKLLFITVLVTAAQFTQAQKEDPKNPNWAKYHITADAYYLLQEWAKAYPNLTKLYSIGETLKGTQLMVLEITNKSTGAAEDKPAYYYDGNIHAGELTGAEVALHYTWLLLSSYGKDPRITNLIDTRTIYIRPKFNPDGADIALTTPQALRSTPRPYDQDGDGLLDEDPGNDLNSDNLITDMRVKNPTGKWKISTEDPRIMVEREPNDLSGDFYDMYDEGIDDDKDGLYNEDGIGGIDMNRNFPRNWGLESEQKGAGPYPLSEPETRATIEFLSTHRNITGIFHGHTAAGFLYRLPSTTNWDNFNMEDQRLILELSDKYATTTSQKVVPSYSNPRLHRHGTLISWGYWDYGVVGFVPEFWGAFQADANKDGRVSDLERMKWNDAELGGKGFVNWQAYDHPQLGKVEIGGWDYKFTRQNPPTKFLKGEIEKYVEWMLWLAETSPKIAVSQPKVEVLEKGKLVKVSLTVENDGYLPTNITERAIELEIAKPVRAIVELSGAELVSGKMRTDLGNLAGRRDGESADRTKTIEYVFKVTGNSPKATITIDSEKGGKVKREVGLR; encoded by the coding sequence ATGCTTAAAAAGTTGCTCTTCATTACCGTTCTTGTCACCGCTGCCCAATTCACCCAGGCGCAGAAGGAAGACCCTAAAAACCCCAATTGGGCGAAGTATCACATCACTGCTGATGCTTACTACTTGCTCCAGGAGTGGGCCAAAGCCTATCCTAACCTGACCAAACTCTATTCTATAGGCGAGACGCTGAAAGGCACTCAGCTGATGGTGCTGGAAATCACCAACAAAAGCACTGGCGCCGCAGAGGACAAGCCAGCCTATTACTACGACGGCAATATCCATGCTGGAGAGCTAACGGGTGCCGAAGTAGCGCTGCACTATACCTGGCTGCTGCTCAGCAGCTACGGCAAGGATCCACGCATTACCAACCTCATCGATACTCGTACTATCTACATCCGCCCCAAGTTCAATCCGGACGGCGCTGACATTGCCCTGACAACTCCCCAGGCGCTGCGCAGCACACCCAGACCCTATGATCAGGACGGCGACGGCCTGCTCGACGAAGACCCGGGCAACGACCTGAACAGCGACAACCTCATCACCGACATGCGGGTGAAGAACCCCACTGGCAAGTGGAAAATCAGTACCGAAGATCCCCGCATCATGGTGGAACGAGAGCCCAACGACCTAAGTGGCGATTTTTACGACATGTACGACGAGGGAATTGATGATGACAAAGACGGACTGTACAACGAAGACGGTATTGGTGGCATTGATATGAACCGCAACTTCCCCCGCAACTGGGGCCTGGAGTCGGAGCAAAAAGGAGCCGGGCCTTATCCGCTTTCGGAGCCTGAAACCAGGGCGACCATTGAGTTTTTGAGCACGCACCGCAACATTACCGGCATTTTCCATGGGCACACGGCCGCTGGGTTTCTCTACCGATTGCCTTCCACTACCAATTGGGACAACTTTAATATGGAAGATCAGCGCCTCATCCTTGAGCTGTCAGATAAATATGCCACCACTACCAGCCAGAAGGTGGTGCCCAGCTATAGCAATCCCCGCCTGCACCGCCACGGCACCCTGATCAGCTGGGGCTATTGGGACTACGGCGTCGTAGGCTTTGTGCCGGAGTTCTGGGGAGCCTTCCAGGCTGATGCCAACAAAGATGGCCGTGTGTCTGATTTGGAGAGGATGAAATGGAATGACGCCGAACTGGGCGGCAAGGGCTTTGTCAACTGGCAGGCTTACGATCACCCGCAGCTGGGCAAGGTGGAAATTGGTGGATGGGATTATAAGTTTACCCGCCAGAATCCACCAACTAAATTTCTGAAGGGAGAAATAGAAAAGTATGTGGAGTGGATGCTGTGGCTGGCAGAAACCAGCCCGAAGATTGCCGTTTCGCAACCGAAAGTAGAAGTGCTGGAAAAAGGTAAGCTGGTGAAAGTGAGCCTCACTGTAGAAAACGACGGCTATTTGCCCACCAATATCACGGAAAGAGCCATAGAGCTGGAGATAGCCAAGCCTGTAAGGGCGATTGTTGAGTTAAGTGGCGCCGAGTTGGTCAGCGGTAAAATGAGGACCGATCTTGGAAACCTCGCCGGGCGCCGAGATGGTGAAAGCGCTGACCGTACCAAAACGATTGAGTATGTCTTCAAAGTAACAGGCAATTCGCCCAAGGCTACCATCACTATTGATTCCGAAAAAGGAGGGAAGGTGAAGAGGGAGGTAGGGTTGAGGTAA
- a CDS encoding DNA adenine methylase, translating to MNYSPLRYPGGKNKLSAFIAKICEKNNLTEHYVEPYCGGAAVALFLLMNGYVKKVTINDKDRSIYSFWYSILHYSDEFIYRIRNTDISLSEWDNQRAIQNNKEKENLMDLGFSSFFMNRTNRSGIIMGGMIGGRNQTSPYKIDCRFNKEELIERIKRIAEIKDSIIVKNDDALDVIKAFSTGKEESSLVYLDPPYFKKADSLYLNHYQLEDHKAVSLSIVDSDLSNWLVSYDNAQEIKDLYPDVDKIEYSFKHTAYDARIGKEILFFSESLKSEVLKDRNPTKYKHEKRGGKMLITYKGSPDALLE from the coding sequence ATGAACTACTCTCCTTTAAGGTACCCAGGTGGGAAAAATAAGCTATCTGCCTTTATCGCTAAGATCTGCGAAAAAAATAACCTAACCGAACACTATGTAGAGCCGTATTGCGGCGGAGCCGCAGTCGCACTTTTTCTTTTGATGAATGGCTATGTGAAAAAAGTTACCATTAACGACAAAGACAGGTCAATCTACAGTTTTTGGTACTCCATCCTCCATTATAGTGATGAGTTTATCTATAGAATTAGAAACACAGATATTTCCCTTTCTGAATGGGATAACCAAAGGGCAATCCAGAACAACAAGGAGAAGGAAAACCTTATGGATCTGGGTTTTTCTTCATTTTTTATGAATAGAACCAATAGGTCAGGGATAATTATGGGGGGAATGATTGGCGGGAGAAACCAAACTAGCCCTTATAAAATTGACTGTCGATTTAACAAAGAGGAATTGATCGAGCGGATAAAGAGGATTGCCGAAATTAAAGACTCAATTATTGTAAAAAATGATGATGCTTTGGATGTTATAAAGGCCTTTTCAACTGGAAAGGAAGAATCCAGCCTAGTATATCTAGACCCTCCTTATTTCAAAAAGGCTGACTCACTTTATCTAAATCATTATCAGCTTGAAGATCATAAAGCCGTTAGTTTGTCAATAGTCGACTCCGATTTGTCTAATTGGTTAGTTTCATATGACAATGCGCAAGAAATAAAAGATCTTTATCCCGATGTCGACAAAATTGAGTATTCATTTAAGCACACAGCATATGATGCCAGAATTGGCAAGGAAATTCTGTTCTTTAGTGAGAGCTTAAAGAGTGAAGTATTGAAAGACAGAAATCCAACTAAGTATAAGCATGAAAAAAGGGGCGGTAAAATGCTCATTACTTATAAAGGATCACCAGACGCTCTACTAGAATAA
- a CDS encoding phosphatase PAP2 family protein, which produces MFQTEPNHFLQSFDSPAIYWLMDATTRLGYNSAFIAVAIVLIFGIHMKKAFLATHMLIWTGFAGALLKDFFALPRPENVDSSLKHLVNEFNAVSPFVRKGGQSFFSLPAPEAIEYYRENKLDSHGFPSGHVSGSVAYWGGIALLFNRTWVRVAAIIIIALMPFSRMYLGRHFLADVLGGLVLGGITVWLAWFFLIKKNKLSAYLSLSRLRLQMNMPTLIFISSCVILPIVFIFLGNSIAAQFLGLNIAFLLIGLQGFPSDEGKWPIRVLRVVLAIVVLVGSSILLDQLIRAVGLKGNNTVLLMKRALEMFLLIWGSTAIAKKLGWYKSQTG; this is translated from the coding sequence ATGTTTCAAACCGAGCCAAACCATTTCCTCCAGAGTTTTGACAGCCCGGCCATTTACTGGCTTATGGACGCTACCACCAGGCTCGGGTACAACTCCGCCTTCATTGCCGTGGCCATTGTGCTCATTTTTGGCATCCATATGAAGAAGGCCTTCCTTGCTACACACATGCTTATCTGGACAGGGTTTGCCGGAGCTCTTCTGAAAGACTTTTTTGCCCTGCCCCGCCCGGAAAATGTTGATTCATCGCTCAAGCACCTTGTCAATGAGTTCAATGCCGTTTCTCCCTTCGTCAGAAAAGGCGGGCAATCCTTTTTCAGCCTACCTGCACCGGAAGCCATTGAATACTACAGAGAGAACAAGCTCGATTCTCATGGGTTTCCATCAGGTCATGTGAGTGGCTCGGTGGCTTACTGGGGAGGTATTGCGTTGCTGTTTAACCGAACCTGGGTGAGGGTGGCGGCCATCATTATCATTGCGCTGATGCCATTTTCACGCATGTACCTCGGCAGGCACTTCCTGGCCGATGTGCTGGGTGGGCTCGTTCTCGGTGGCATCACCGTTTGGCTGGCGTGGTTTTTTCTGATCAAAAAGAATAAACTTTCGGCCTATCTCTCCCTCAGCAGGCTGCGACTGCAAATGAATATGCCTACTCTCATTTTCATTTCTTCTTGTGTTATACTTCCCATCGTTTTCATTTTCCTGGGCAACAGCATAGCTGCTCAATTCCTGGGGCTCAATATTGCTTTCCTCCTCATTGGCTTGCAGGGATTCCCCTCGGATGAAGGTAAGTGGCCGATCCGGGTTTTAAGAGTGGTGTTGGCCATTGTGGTATTGGTGGGGAGCAGTATTCTCCTTGATCAACTGATCAGGGCTGTCGGGTTGAAAGGCAATAACACTGTGCTGTTGATGAAAAGGGCTTTGGAGATGTTTTTGTTGATTTGGGGCAGCACGGCTATTGCTAAGAAACTGGGATGGTATAAAAGCCAGACAGGGTAA
- the guaA gene encoding glutamine-hydrolyzing GMP synthase, whose amino-acid sequence MAEMILILDFGSQYTQLIARRVRELNVYCEIHPYNHLPEWSDDIKGVILSGSPCSVRDEGSPDIDIDFYSSKVPLLGVCYGAQLMAKKSGGNVLPSEIREYGRARLSKVDSHHDLLKEITLNSQVWMSHADTIASIPDKYEVIASTPSVNVAAFKLKNEPVYGIQFHPEVTHTTEGKTLLRNFVVHICGCSQDWTPDIFVETTVAELKAKLGNDKVVMGLSGGVDSSVAAMLIHKAIGKNLHCIFVDNGLLRKNEFASVLESYKHMGLNVKGVDASQRFYAALKGLTEPEQKRKAIGRAFIEVFDEEAHKIQDVKWLGQGTIYPDVIESVSVKGPSATIKSHHNVGGLPDKMKMKVVEPLNTLFKDEVRNVGRTLEIDPNILGRHPFPGPGLGIRILSEITAEKVRVLQEVDHIFVQGLKDHGLYDQVWQAGAMLTPIQAVGVMGDERTYENVVALRAVTSVDGMTADFCHLPYEFLGEISSEIINKVKGVNRVVYDISSKPPATIEWE is encoded by the coding sequence ATGGCTGAAATGATTCTGATCCTCGACTTCGGATCTCAATACACGCAACTCATCGCTCGCCGGGTTCGGGAGCTCAATGTTTACTGCGAAATACACCCCTACAACCACCTTCCTGAGTGGAGCGACGACATAAAAGGCGTCATTCTTTCTGGTAGCCCCTGCTCGGTAAGAGATGAGGGATCGCCTGACATAGATATTGACTTTTATTCTTCCAAGGTGCCATTGTTAGGCGTTTGCTATGGTGCGCAGCTCATGGCAAAAAAGAGTGGAGGCAATGTTCTTCCCTCAGAAATCAGAGAATATGGCAGGGCCAGGCTTAGCAAGGTAGATTCGCACCACGACCTGCTGAAAGAAATTACGCTTAACTCGCAAGTGTGGATGTCGCATGCCGACACCATAGCAAGCATACCTGACAAGTATGAGGTTATAGCCAGCACCCCGTCGGTAAATGTGGCGGCATTCAAGTTGAAGAATGAGCCAGTTTACGGTATTCAGTTCCACCCCGAAGTGACACATACCACCGAGGGCAAAACGCTGCTTCGCAATTTTGTTGTGCACATCTGCGGTTGCAGTCAGGACTGGACACCAGACATCTTCGTGGAAACCACAGTGGCTGAATTGAAAGCCAAACTGGGCAATGATAAGGTGGTTATGGGACTTTCCGGCGGTGTGGACTCTTCAGTGGCTGCCATGCTGATCCACAAAGCTATTGGTAAGAACCTGCATTGTATCTTTGTTGATAACGGGCTCCTTCGTAAGAACGAATTCGCTAGCGTACTTGAGTCTTACAAGCACATGGGCCTGAATGTGAAGGGTGTAGACGCTTCACAACGTTTTTATGCAGCGCTTAAAGGATTGACAGAGCCTGAGCAAAAGCGGAAAGCGATTGGCCGGGCGTTTATTGAGGTATTTGACGAAGAGGCGCACAAAATTCAGGACGTGAAGTGGCTTGGTCAGGGCACCATATATCCAGATGTGATCGAGTCCGTTTCGGTAAAAGGGCCTTCCGCCACCATCAAGTCGCACCACAATGTGGGTGGTTTGCCCGACAAAATGAAAATGAAGGTGGTGGAACCGCTCAATACCTTGTTCAAAGATGAGGTGAGGAATGTAGGACGCACGCTGGAGATTGACCCCAATATTTTGGGCCGCCATCCCTTCCCCGGCCCGGGATTGGGGATCAGAATCTTGAGTGAGATCACCGCTGAAAAGGTCAGGGTGCTACAAGAGGTGGATCATATCTTTGTGCAGGGCCTCAAAGACCATGGTTTGTACGACCAGGTATGGCAGGCAGGCGCTATGCTTACGCCGATTCAGGCAGTAGGTGTGATGGGCGACGAAAGAACTTATGAAAATGTAGTAGCTTTAAGGGCAGTAACTAGTGTCGACGGCATGACTGCCGATTTTTGCCACCTGCCTTATGAATTCCTGGGAGAAATATCGAGTGAAATTATCAATAAAGTAAAGGGGGTTAACAGAGTGGTGTACGACATCAGCTCTAAGCCACCTGCAACCATTGAATGGGAATAA
- a CDS encoding DUF4197 domain-containing protein, producing MRFLSATILAFGILAISACSVQQIQKTVDGYLKDAKPTTEEVVSGLKEALEKGITNGAKKASAVDGYYKNPQIKIPFPPDVQKVETKLRQLGMDKQVDQFIETLNRGAEEAAKQAAPIFVSAIKQMTINDAWNILKGDKDAATQYLQKTTTSQLEDKFKPVIQKALDKVNATKYYGDLVNTYNKIPFVDKVNPDLNDYATTLAIDGLFKLVAQEEANIRSNPGARTTELLKKVFKEQDN from the coding sequence ATGAGATTTTTATCTGCAACAATATTGGCCTTTGGCATACTGGCAATTTCAGCCTGCTCAGTTCAGCAAATACAGAAAACAGTTGACGGCTACCTGAAAGACGCCAAGCCAACCACCGAGGAGGTGGTATCGGGATTGAAGGAGGCGCTGGAAAAAGGGATTACCAACGGAGCCAAAAAAGCCTCTGCTGTCGATGGCTACTACAAAAACCCTCAGATCAAGATTCCTTTTCCTCCTGACGTGCAAAAAGTGGAGACAAAGCTCCGTCAGCTGGGGATGGATAAGCAGGTGGATCAGTTCATTGAAACACTCAACAGGGGAGCTGAAGAAGCAGCCAAACAGGCGGCACCGATCTTTGTGAGTGCGATAAAACAAATGACAATCAATGACGCCTGGAATATCCTGAAGGGAGACAAGGACGCCGCCACTCAATACTTGCAGAAGACAACGACCAGCCAACTTGAGGACAAATTTAAGCCTGTCATTCAAAAGGCGTTGGACAAGGTGAATGCGACTAAATACTACGGCGACCTGGTAAATACTTACAACAAGATTCCATTTGTGGACAAGGTCAACCCTGACCTGAACGACTACGCAACCACATTGGCTATTGACGGTCTGTTCAAACTGGTGGCCCAGGAAGAAGCCAATATCCGCAGCAACCCCGGCGCCCGAACTACCGAACTGTTAAAGAAGGTGTTCAAGGAGCAGGATAATTGA
- a CDS encoding Hsp20/alpha crystallin family protein translates to MKMKLSDSLVKNMVVTADLLNTINGGMSLPSTKMRKLEDCYELDVVAPGLSVENLKIEIHNRHLSVFHYLNYKAPNHTNEQEGAPNIVHLMPIPFDVELDSITALYEGKHLKVIMPFNELAEGYFRSIDIDTV, encoded by the coding sequence ATGAAAATGAAGTTATCTGACTCTTTGGTAAAAAACATGGTTGTGACGGCCGATTTGCTGAACACAATCAATGGCGGTATGAGTCTTCCTTCCACAAAAATGCGGAAGCTGGAAGATTGCTACGAATTGGATGTGGTTGCTCCGGGACTCTCGGTGGAAAACCTCAAAATTGAAATTCACAACAGGCACTTGAGTGTGTTCCATTACCTGAACTATAAGGCACCCAACCACACGAATGAACAGGAGGGAGCACCAAATATTGTACATTTGATGCCGATCCCATTCGACGTGGAGCTGGATAGCATCACTGCCCTGTATGAAGGAAAGCACTTGAAAGTTATCATGCCTTTTAATGAACTGGCTGAGGGATATTTCAGGAGCATAGATATAGATACTGTGTAA
- a CDS encoding dihydrolipoamide acetyltransferase family protein → MAVVEMVMPKMGESIMEGTILSWLKKPGETIEQDESVLEVATDKVDTEVPATHAGVLKEILAKEGEVVQVGKAIAIIEIEGSSENGHTADISGNGKDAVALATEMVETAVAAVSHTPIAKPSSDRFYSPLVMSIAKEEKISTSELEGIPGTGKEGRVTKNDILAYIQTRGKSAAPKVAEPIKITYSGDDEIIEMDRMRKMIAERMLSSRQISAHVTSFVEADVTNVVNWRNKWKRSFQEKERAALTYTPIFIEAIVKAIKDFPMINISVDGTKIVRHQAVHIGMAVALPSGNLIVPVIKNADKLSLLGITHAVNDLAERARTNNLKADELSGGTYTISNVGGFGNIMGTPIIMQPQVAIMAVGAVKKKPAVIETPQGDFIGIRHMMFLSHSYDHRVVDGALGGMFVRKVADYLEQFDTTRSI, encoded by the coding sequence ATGGCAGTAGTTGAAATGGTGATGCCCAAAATGGGTGAAAGTATAATGGAAGGCACGATCCTTTCATGGTTGAAAAAGCCAGGAGAGACCATTGAACAGGATGAGTCGGTGCTGGAAGTGGCTACTGATAAAGTGGATACGGAGGTGCCCGCCACCCATGCTGGCGTGTTGAAAGAGATTTTGGCCAAAGAGGGTGAAGTAGTGCAGGTGGGCAAAGCCATTGCGATTATAGAAATTGAAGGAAGCAGTGAAAACGGACATACTGCTGACATCTCAGGGAATGGCAAGGACGCTGTGGCTCTTGCTACCGAAATGGTCGAAACAGCCGTAGCAGCAGTGAGCCACACCCCCATTGCAAAGCCAAGCTCCGACAGATTCTACTCTCCCCTTGTGATGAGCATAGCCAAAGAAGAAAAGATCAGCACGTCAGAGCTGGAAGGAATTCCCGGCACTGGCAAGGAAGGCCGTGTTACCAAAAACGATATCCTCGCTTACATTCAAACCAGAGGAAAAAGCGCTGCCCCTAAAGTGGCCGAACCAATAAAAATCACTTACAGCGGCGACGATGAAATCATCGAAATGGATCGCATGCGCAAGATGATTGCAGAACGCATGCTGAGCAGCAGGCAGATCAGCGCTCATGTAACCTCATTTGTGGAAGCCGACGTAACCAACGTGGTGAACTGGAGAAACAAATGGAAGCGTTCCTTTCAGGAAAAGGAAAGAGCGGCCCTTACCTATACCCCCATTTTCATTGAAGCGATTGTGAAGGCCATCAAGGACTTCCCCATGATCAATATCTCGGTAGATGGCACAAAGATTGTCAGGCACCAGGCTGTGCACATTGGTATGGCCGTGGCATTGCCATCAGGCAACCTGATTGTGCCCGTGATCAAAAATGCAGACAAGCTGAGCCTGCTGGGCATTACCCATGCGGTGAACGACCTGGCTGAACGTGCCCGCACCAACAACCTGAAGGCCGACGAGCTTTCAGGAGGCACCTACACCATCTCCAATGTGGGTGGTTTTGGCAATATCATGGGCACGCCTATTATCATGCAGCCTCAGGTGGCTATTATGGCCGTGGGTGCAGTGAAGAAAAAGCCAGCGGTAATCGAAACCCCACAGGGCGACTTCATCGGCATCCGCCACATGATGTTCCTCAGCCACAGCTACGACCACCGGGTGGTGGACGGCGCACTAGGAGGCATGTTTGTGAGGAAGGTAGCGGATTATTTGGAGCAGTTTGATACGACCCGTTCTATTTAG